From Camelina sativa cultivar DH55 chromosome 20, Cs, whole genome shotgun sequence, the proteins below share one genomic window:
- the LOC104770723 gene encoding protein DYAD-like, whose protein sequence is MSPPLREKTLAAIYNIHRQKRSGKKICRTQLNDSTMAGSAMVTKREPGETQVKKEKEEDEGTASENNALALVEVKLEKEEEAGLLVTCGILKRKRLSRCGRSTRYSQSFEEDNKQLILPPRRKQLTTRWNSDRIKFAEQTLADVLKEKGATFETPVSRNFLRVTARSNIGDTGLLDHCLKHMDGKVTPGGADRFRRCYNTDGTMQYWLESADLIKIKLESGIPDPTWVPPSWWKAQTVSHDASAVSSKLLMGEIEQMKSEIKELAAKQKLPDHAEATEKLCKDLMSWREKADKQMLEISNSLTSTQGMFKEMISWKDKVEQKLVGISNTLSNLQPNGSTSFSPGPENWEHILKNANLEDFTGNDFEPWDDLIDGLPEAVRPDTYALLPNPCKTSLQDHTMFEEQSLVNIDMQRTESCMTRGESRSSSQDKAELTPGSSITAGPKSDIDDPAIHNQEILKELVTWKAKAEQQLTDLSNAVLALKGQNQPNWRYP, encoded by the exons ATGTCGCCTCCTCTCCGTGAAAAAACCCTAGCCGCGATCTACAACAT ACATCGCCAGAAACGTTCGGGCAAGAAGATTTGTCGGACGCAGCTGAATGATTCCACTATGGCTGGTTCGGCGATGGTTACCAAGCGCGAGCCCGGAGAAACTCAggttaaaaaggagaaagaagaagacgaaggtaCCGCATCTGAAAACAATGCCCTTGCTCTTGTTGAGGTCAAgttagagaaggaagaagaagctgggCTTCTCGTTACCTGTGGGATCCTGAAACGAAAACGACTCTCTCGTTGTGGAAGATCTACAAGGTATTCACAAAGCTTCGAAGAGGATAATAAGCAGCTTATCCTCCCTCCGAGACGCAAGCAGTTGACCACTCGATGGAACAGTGATAG GATTAAGTTTGCGGAGCAAACATTAGCGGATGTACTCAAGGAGAAAGGTGCTACTTTTGAAACACCTGTATCACGAAATTTTTTAAGAGTTACTGCACGAAGTAATATAGGTGATACTGGGCTCTTGGACCATTGCTTGAAGCATATGGATGGCAAAGTTACACCAGGTGGTGCTGATCGCTTTAGGAGGTGTTACAATACTGATGGTACCATGCAGTATTGGCTTGAGAGTGCTGACCttatcaaaatcaaacttgaatCCGGTATTCCTGATCCTACTTGGGTTCCCCCATCTTGGTGGAAGGCTCAGACTGTATCACATGATGCTTCTGCTGTTTCGTCTAAGCTTCTTATGGGAGAGATTGAGCAAATGAAGAG TGAAATCAAAGAACTTGCAGCAAAGCAAAAGTTACCAGATCATGCTGAGGCAACTGAG AAACTGTGCAAGGATCTTATGAGTTGGAGGGAAAAGGCTGATAAGCAAATGCTGGAGATCTCTAATTCGTTGACTTCAACTCAG GGCATGTTCAAGGAAATGATTTCGTGGAAAGATAAAGTAGAACAGAAGTTGGTTGGAATTTCAAACACTCTGAGCAATCTGCAGCCTAATGGGAGCACATCATTCAGTCCAGGTCCCGAAAATTGGGAACATATATTGAAGAATGCCAACTTGGAGGATTTTACAGGGAATGATTTTGAGCCATGGGATGACCTTATTGATGGTTTACCAGAAGCTGTCAGGCCGGATACCTACGCCCTTCTACCAAATCCTTGCAAAACCTCTCTCCAAGACCATACCATGTTTGAGGAACAGTCATTGGTCAACATCGATATGCAAAGAACAGAGAG cTGCATGACTAGAGGTGAATCCAGAAGCTCCAGTCAGGACAAAGCTGAATTGACTCCGGGTTCTTCGATCACTGCTGGTCCAAAATCAGATATTGATGACCCAGCCATCCATAATCAG GAAATCTTGAAGGAGTTGGTGACTTGGAAAGCGAAAGCAGAGCAGCAGCTTACAGATTTATCAAACGCTGTCCTTGCTCTCAAGGGACAGAATCAACCAAACTGGCGTTACCCGTGA
- the LOC104770724 gene encoding probable manganese-transporting ATPase PDR2 isoform X2, whose translation MSSFRVGGKVVEKVDLCRKKHWVWRLDVWPFAILYSLWLTTIVPSIDFTDAFIAFGALAASHILVLLFTTWSVDFKCFVHFSKVNSIDQADACKVTPAKFSGSKEVVPLHFRSQMTGSASSGDLEEIFFDFRKQRFIYSRELGAFSKLPYPTKETFGHYLKCTGHGTEAKVAAATEKWGRNVFDYPQPTFQKLMKENCMEPFFVFQVFCVGLWCLDEFWYYSVFTLFMLFMFESTMAKSRLKTLTDLRRVRVDSQTVMVYRCGKWVKLLGTDLLPGDVVSIGRPSAQTGGEDKTVPADMLLLVGSAIVNEAILTGESTPQWKVPTVGVGSDEKLSIKRDKNHVLFGGTKILQHSPDKSFSLKTPDGGCLAVVLRTGFETSQGKLMRTILFSTERVTANSWESGLFILFLVVFAVIAAGYVLVKGLEDPTRSKYKLLLGCSLIITSVIPPELPMELSIAVNTSLIALARRGIFCTEPFRIPFAGKVDLCCFDKTGTLTSDDMEFRGVGGLSNCEEAETDMSKVPVRTLEILASCHALVFVDNKLVGDPLEKAALKGIEWSYKADEKALPRRGNGNSVQIMQRYHFASHLKRMSVIVRIQEEYLVFVKGAPETIQDRLVDVPAHYIETYKRYTRQGSRVLALAYKRLPDMMVSEARDMERDVVESDLTFAGFAVFNCPIRTDSATVLLELKNSSHDLVMITGDQALTACHVAAQVHIVSNPVLILGRSGTGDKYNWVSPDEQEIIPYSEKEIETLAETHDLCIGGDSIEMLQATSAVLQVIPFVKVFARVAPQQKELILTTFKAVGRGTLMCGDGTNDVGALKQAHVGVALLNTIPPSSPSESKDDKSKSKKSKTLLEPASKTTIQNGEGSSKGKIPPQNRHLTAAELQRKKLKKMMDELNSEDGDGRSAPLVKLGDASMASPFTAKHASVAPVTDIIRQGRSTLVTTLQMFKILGLNCLATAYVLSVMYLDGVKLGDVQATISGVLTAAFFLFISHARPLQTLSAERPHPSVFSLYLFLSLLGQFAVHLTFLIYSVKEAEKHMPEECIEPDASFHPNLVNTVSYMVSMMLQVATFAVNYMGHPFNQSIRENKPFFYALVAGAGFFTVIASDLFRDLNDSLKLVPLPQGLRDKLLLWASLMFIICYSWERLLRWAFPGKISSWKHKQRAVTANLEKKKKKV comes from the exons atGTCGAGCTTTCGCGTGGGAGGGAAGGTAGTGGAGAAGGTTGATTTGTGTAGGAAGAAACACTGGGTGTGGCGTTTGGACGTTTGGCCTTTTGCGATTCTCTATTCACTATGGTTGACTACGATCGTGCCCAGCATAGACTTCACTGATGCTTTCATTGCGTTTGGTGCTCTTGCTGCTTCTCACATCTTAGTCTTGCTTTTCACTACCTGGTCTGTCGATTTCAAGTGTTTTGTCCACTTTAGCAAG GTTAACAGTATCGACCAGGCTGATGCATGTAAAGTTACACCAGCCAAATTTTCTGGTTCTAAAGAAGTTGTGCCTCTTCATTTTCGTAGTCAA ATGACAGGTTCGGCATCCTCGGGAGACCTGGAAGAAATTTTCTTTGACTTCAGGAAGCAGCGTTTTATTTACTCAAGAGAGCTAGGAGCCTTTTCCAAGCTTCCTTACCCCACAAAGGAAACATTTGGTCATTATTTGAAATGTACTGGTCATGGTACTGAAGCTAAAGTTGCCGCTGCCACTGAGAAGTGGGGAAGGAATGT ATTTGATTATCCGCAACCTACATTCCAGAAGCTAATGAAAGAAAACTGCATGGAACCATTCTTTGTATTTCAG GTTTTCTGTGTGGGTCTTTGGTGCTTGGATGAATTCTGGTACTACAGTGTGTTCACACTATTCATGCTTTTCATGTTCGAGTCAACAATGGCCAAAAGCCGCTTGAAGACACTAACCGACCTAAGACGTGTTAGGGTGGATAGTCAGACCGTGATGGTGTATCGATGCGGGAA GTGGGTGAAGCTCTTAGGTACAGATCTGCTTCCAGGAGATGTTGTGTCCATTGGGCGACCTTCAGCTCAGACTGGAGGAGAGGATAAGACAGTACCAGCAGACATGCTTTTACTGGTAGGAAGTGCTATTGTAAATGAAGCCATTTTGACAGGCGAGTCAACTCCCCAGTGGAAG GTTCCAACTGTTGGCGTAGGATCTGATGAAAAATTATCGATCAAAAGGGATAAGAATCATGTTTTATTTGGCGGGACCAAAATCTTGCAACATTCACCTGACAAG TCCTTCTCTCTGAAAACCCCTGATGGTGGTTGTCTAGCTGTTGTTCTCCGAACTGGATTTGAGACGAGCCAAGGGAAACTAATGAGgacaattttattttctacagAAAGG GTGACTGCAAACAGCTGGGAGAGTGGTCTGTTCATATTATTTCTAGTGGTATTTGCCGTGATAGCTGCGGGTTATGTTCTTGTAAAG GGTCTCGAGGATCCTACAAGGAGCAAATATAAGCTTTTGCTAGGCTGTTCACTTATCATCACCTCAGTGATCCCACCGGAATTGCCTATGGAATTATCCATTGCTGTTAACACATCCTTAATCGCTCTTGCACGACGTGGAATATTTTGCACAGAGCCTTTTAGGATCCCTTTTGCTGGGAAG GTTGATCTGTGTTGTTTCGATAAGACTGGTACACTCACGTCAGATGACATG GAGTTCCGAGGAGTTGGGGGCTTGTCTAATTGTGAAGAAGCAGAGACTGATATGAGCAAGGTTCCTGTACGCACATTGGAGATTTTGGCTTCTTGTCATGCCTTGGTCTTTGTAGACAACAAGCTG GTTGGTGATCCACTTGAGAAGGCTGCACTTAAAGGAATTGAGTGGAGTTACAAAGCTGATGAAAAGGCCTTGCCTAGAAG AGGAAACGGCAACTCAGTGCAGATTATGCAGAGATACCATTTTGCTTCACATCTGAAGAGAATGTCAGTTATCGTTCGTATTCAGGAGGAGTATTTGGTGTTTGTGAAG GGTGCGCCAGAGACCATCCAAGATAGGCTTGTGGATGTGCCAGCACACTACATTGAAACATATAAGAGATACACACGTCAAGGATCTCGGGTTCTAGCCCTTGCATATAAACGACTTCCCGACATGATG GTCAGTGAAGCTAGGGACATGGAAAGAGATGTTGTTGAGAGTGACCTTACTTTTGCTGGGTTTGCG GTCTTCAACTGCCCCATTAGAACAGATTCAGCCACCGTTCTCTTGGAGTTGAAGAATTCATCCCATGATTTG GTGATGATAACAGGTGATCAAGCTTTGACAGCTTGTCATGTTGCAGCCCAGGTGCATATTGTATCAAACCCAGTTTTAATTCTTGGTCGGTCAGGGACTGGTGATAAATACAACTGGGTGTCACCTGATGAGCAGGAGATCATACCCTATAG tgaAAAAGAGATCGAAACCCTTGCAGAGACCCATGATTTATGTATTGGAGGTGACAGCATTGAAATGCTACAGGCTACGTCTGCTGTTTTGCAAGTCATTCCATTTGTTAAG gttttTGCAAGAGTTGCCCCACAGCAGAAGGAGCTGATCTTAACCACCTTCAAGGCGGTAGGCAGAGGAACTCTGATGTGTGGGGATGGGACAAATGATGTCGGAGCATTGAAGCAG GCCCATGTTGGAGTTGCTTTACTGAATACTATACCTCCCTCGTCTCCATCGGAATCTAAAGATGACAAGTCAAAGTCAAAAAAGTCCAAAACGCTACTAGAACCAGCAAGCAAAACCACAATTCAGAATGGGGAAGGATCATCAAAAGGAAAGATCCCTCCCCAAAACCGCCACTTAACTGCTGCGGAGTTGCAAAgaaaaaagctgaagaagatgatggatgaACTAAACAGTGAGGATGGTGATGGGCGGTCAGCTCCCTTGGTCAAACTTGGGGATGCATCAATGGCGTCTCCCTTCACAGCTAAACATGCGTCGGTTGCCCCAGTGACAGACATAATCCGACAGGGTCGTAGTACACTTGTGACGACTCTTCAGATGTTCAAAATTCTCGGTTTGAACTGTCTCGCCACAGCTTATGTGCTAAGTGTCATGTACTTAGACGGTGTAAAGCTCGGTGATGTCCAGGCTACAATCAGCGGAGTATTAACAGCTGCGTTTTTCCTCTTCATATCTCATGCTCGACCGCTTCAAACCCTCTCTGCAGAACGACCCCACCCGAGTGTCTTCTCCTTGTACCTCTTCCTATCTCTGTTAGGACAGTTTGCTGTTCACTTGACTTTCTTGATCTACTCTGTGAAGGAAGCTGAGAAACACATGCCCGAGGAATGCATAGAACCAGATGCAAGTTTCCACCCTAATTTGGTGAACACAGTGTCGTACATGGTGAGCATGATGCTACAGGTTGCAACATTTGCTGTGAACTACATGGGACATCCCTTTAACCAGAGTATCAGGGAAAACAAGCCATTCTTCTACGCACTCGTTGCTGGAGCAGGGTTCTTCACTGTCATCGCCTCAGATCTGTTTAGGGATCTGAACGATTCGCTGAAGCTGGTGCCATTACCTCAAGGTCTGAGGGATAAGCTTCTCCTCTGGGCTTCACTAATGTTCATCATCTGCTACTCATGGGAGCGTTTGCTAAGGTGGGCTTTCCCTGGTAAGATTTCTTCTTGGAAACACAAGCAAAGAGCTGTCACTGcaaatctggagaagaagaagaagaaagtttga
- the LOC104770724 gene encoding probable manganese-transporting ATPase PDR2 isoform X1, with amino-acid sequence MSSFRVGGKVVEKVDLCRKKHWVWRLDVWPFAILYSLWLTTIVPSIDFTDAFIAFGALAASHILVLLFTTWSVDFKCFVHFSKVNSIDQADACKVTPAKFSGSKEVVPLHFRSQMTGSASSGDLEEIFFDFRKQRFIYSRELGAFSKLPYPTKETFGHYLKCTGHGTEAKVAAATEKWGRNVFDYPQPTFQKLMKENCMEPFFVFQVFCVGLWCLDEFWYYSVFTLFMLFMFESTMAKSRLKTLTDLRRVRVDSQTVMVYRCGKWVKLLGTDLLPGDVVSIGRPSAQTGGEDKTVPADMLLLVGSAIVNEAILTGESTPQWKVPTVGVGSDEKLSIKRDKNHVLFGGTKILQHSPDKSFSLKTPDGGCLAVVLRTGFETSQGKLMRTILFSTERVTANSWESGLFILFLVVFAVIAAGYVLVKGLEDPTRSKYKLLLGCSLIITSVIPPELPMELSIAVNTSLIALARRGIFCTEPFRIPFAGKVDLCCFDKTGTLTSDDMEFRGVGGLSNCEEAETDMSKVPVRTLEILASCHALVFVDNKLVGDPLEKAALKGIEWSYKADEKALPRRGNGNSVQIMQRYHFASHLKRMSVIVRIQEEYLVFVKGAPETIQDRLVDVPAHYIETYKRYTRQGSRVLALAYKRLPDMMVSEARDMERDVVESDLTFAGFAVFNCPIRTDSATVLLELKNSSHDLVMITGDQALTACHVAAQVHIVSNPVLILGRSGTGDKYNWVSPDEQEIIPYSEKEIETLAETHDLCIGGDSIEMLQATSAVLQVIPFVKVFARVAPQQKELILTTFKAVGRGTLMCGDGTNDVGALKQAHVGVALLNTIPPSSPSESKDDKSKSKKSKTLLEPASKTTIQNGEGSSKGKIPPQNRHLTAAELQRKKLKKMMDELNSEDGDGRSAPLVKLGDASMASPFTAKHASVAPVTDIIRQGRSTLVTTLQMFKILGLNCLATAYVLSVMYLDGVKLGDVQATISGVLTAAFFLFISHARPLQTLSAERPHPSVFSLYLFLSLLGQFAVHLTFLIYSVKEAEKHMPEECIEPDASFHPNLVNTVSYMVSMMLQVATFAVNYMGHPFNQSIRENKPFFYALVAGAGFFTVIASDLFRDLNDSLKLVPLPQGLRDKLLLWASLMFIICYSWERLLRWAFPGKISSWKHKQRAVTANLEKKKKKV; translated from the exons aTGTCGAGCTTTCGCGTGGGAGGGAAGGTAGTGGAGAAGGTTGATTTGTGTAGGAAGAAACACTGGGTGTGGCGTTTGGACGTTTGGCCTTTTGCGATTCTCTATTCACTATGGTTGACTACGATCGTGCCCAGCATAGACTTCACTGATGCTTTCATTGCGTTTGGTGCTCTTGCTGCTTCTCACATCTTAGTCTTGCTTTTCACTACCTGGTCTGTCGATTTCAAGTGTTTTGTCCACTTTAGCAAG GTTAACAGTATCGACCAGGCTGATGCATGTAAAGTTACACCAGCCAAATTTTCTGGTTCTAAAGAAGTTGTGCCTCTTCATTTTCGTAGTCAA ATGACAGGTTCGGCATCCTCGGGAGACCTGGAAGAAATTTTCTTTGACTTCAGGAAGCAGCGTTTTATTTACTCAAGAGAGCTAGGAGCCTTTTCCAAGCTTCCTTACCCCACAAAGGAAACATTTGGTCATTATTTGAAATGTACTGGTCATGGTACTGAAGCTAAAGTTGCCGCTGCCACTGAGAAGTGGGGAAGGAATGT ATTTGATTATCCGCAACCTACATTCCAGAAGCTAATGAAAGAAAACTGCATGGAACCATTCTTTGTATTTCAG GTTTTCTGTGTGGGTCTTTGGTGCTTGGATGAATTCTGGTACTACAGTGTGTTCACACTATTCATGCTTTTCATGTTCGAGTCAACAATGGCCAAAAGCCGCTTGAAGACACTAACCGACCTAAGACGTGTTAGGGTGGATAGTCAGACCGTGATGGTGTATCGATGCGGGAA GTGGGTGAAGCTCTTAGGTACAGATCTGCTTCCAGGAGATGTTGTGTCCATTGGGCGACCTTCAGCTCAGACTGGAGGAGAGGATAAGACAGTACCAGCAGACATGCTTTTACTGGTAGGAAGTGCTATTGTAAATGAAGCCATTTTGACAGGCGAGTCAACTCCCCAGTGGAAG GTTCCAACTGTTGGCGTAGGATCTGATGAAAAATTATCGATCAAAAGGGATAAGAATCATGTTTTATTTGGCGGGACCAAAATCTTGCAACATTCACCTGACAAG TCCTTCTCTCTGAAAACCCCTGATGGTGGTTGTCTAGCTGTTGTTCTCCGAACTGGATTTGAGACGAGCCAAGGGAAACTAATGAGgacaattttattttctacagAAAGG GTGACTGCAAACAGCTGGGAGAGTGGTCTGTTCATATTATTTCTAGTGGTATTTGCCGTGATAGCTGCGGGTTATGTTCTTGTAAAG GGTCTCGAGGATCCTACAAGGAGCAAATATAAGCTTTTGCTAGGCTGTTCACTTATCATCACCTCAGTGATCCCACCGGAATTGCCTATGGAATTATCCATTGCTGTTAACACATCCTTAATCGCTCTTGCACGACGTGGAATATTTTGCACAGAGCCTTTTAGGATCCCTTTTGCTGGGAAG GTTGATCTGTGTTGTTTCGATAAGACTGGTACACTCACGTCAGATGACATG GAGTTCCGAGGAGTTGGGGGCTTGTCTAATTGTGAAGAAGCAGAGACTGATATGAGCAAGGTTCCTGTACGCACATTGGAGATTTTGGCTTCTTGTCATGCCTTGGTCTTTGTAGACAACAAGCTG GTTGGTGATCCACTTGAGAAGGCTGCACTTAAAGGAATTGAGTGGAGTTACAAAGCTGATGAAAAGGCCTTGCCTAGAAG AGGAAACGGCAACTCAGTGCAGATTATGCAGAGATACCATTTTGCTTCACATCTGAAGAGAATGTCAGTTATCGTTCGTATTCAGGAGGAGTATTTGGTGTTTGTGAAG GGTGCGCCAGAGACCATCCAAGATAGGCTTGTGGATGTGCCAGCACACTACATTGAAACATATAAGAGATACACACGTCAAGGATCTCGGGTTCTAGCCCTTGCATATAAACGACTTCCCGACATGATG GTCAGTGAAGCTAGGGACATGGAAAGAGATGTTGTTGAGAGTGACCTTACTTTTGCTGGGTTTGCG GTCTTCAACTGCCCCATTAGAACAGATTCAGCCACCGTTCTCTTGGAGTTGAAGAATTCATCCCATGATTTG GTGATGATAACAGGTGATCAAGCTTTGACAGCTTGTCATGTTGCAGCCCAGGTGCATATTGTATCAAACCCAGTTTTAATTCTTGGTCGGTCAGGGACTGGTGATAAATACAACTGGGTGTCACCTGATGAGCAGGAGATCATACCCTATAG tgaAAAAGAGATCGAAACCCTTGCAGAGACCCATGATTTATGTATTGGAGGTGACAGCATTGAAATGCTACAGGCTACGTCTGCTGTTTTGCAAGTCATTCCATTTGTTAAG gttttTGCAAGAGTTGCCCCACAGCAGAAGGAGCTGATCTTAACCACCTTCAAGGCGGTAGGCAGAGGAACTCTGATGTGTGGGGATGGGACAAATGATGTCGGAGCATTGAAGCAG GCCCATGTTGGAGTTGCTTTACTGAATACTATACCTCCCTCGTCTCCATCGGAATCTAAAGATGACAAGTCAAAGTCAAAAAAGTCCAAAACGCTACTAGAACCAGCAAGCAAAACCACAATTCAGAATGGGGAAGGATCATCAAAAGGAAAGATCCCTCCCCAAAACCGCCACTTAACTGCTGCGGAGTTGCAAAgaaaaaagctgaagaagatgatggatgaACTAAACAGTGAGGATGGTGATGGGCGGTCAGCTCCCTTGGTCAAACTTGGGGATGCATCAATGGCGTCTCCCTTCACAGCTAAACATGCGTCGGTTGCCCCAGTGACAGACATAATCCGACAGGGTCGTAGTACACTTGTGACGACTCTTCAGATGTTCAAAATTCTCGGTTTGAACTGTCTCGCCACAGCTTATGTGCTAAGTGTCATGTACTTAGACGGTGTAAAGCTCGGTGATGTCCAGGCTACAATCAGCGGAGTATTAACAGCTGCGTTTTTCCTCTTCATATCTCATGCTCGACCGCTTCAAACCCTCTCTGCAGAACGACCCCACCCGAGTGTCTTCTCCTTGTACCTCTTCCTATCTCTGTTAGGACAGTTTGCTGTTCACTTGACTTTCTTGATCTACTCTGTGAAGGAAGCTGAGAAACACATGCCCGAGGAATGCATAGAACCAGATGCAAGTTTCCACCCTAATTTGGTGAACACAGTGTCGTACATGGTGAGCATGATGCTACAGGTTGCAACATTTGCTGTGAACTACATGGGACATCCCTTTAACCAGAGTATCAGGGAAAACAAGCCATTCTTCTACGCACTCGTTGCTGGAGCAGGGTTCTTCACTGTCATCGCCTCAGATCTGTTTAGGGATCTGAACGATTCGCTGAAGCTGGTGCCATTACCTCAAGGTCTGAGGGATAAGCTTCTCCTCTGGGCTTCACTAATGTTCATCATCTGCTACTCATGGGAGCGTTTGCTAAGGTGGGCTTTCCCTGGTAAGATTTCTTCTTGGAAACACAAGCAAAGAGCTGTCACTGcaaatctggagaagaagaagaagaaagtttga